In Candidatus Bathyarchaeota archaeon, a genomic segment contains:
- a CDS encoding formylmethanofuran dehydrogenase subunit E family protein has protein sequence MLSKFGDTVSPELLRMLRKARDFHGHMGPFLVIGVRAGLTGLQRLNVERGDISLHATVWLKYSTPFSCVADGVQVSTGCTYGNKRLTVKDSDGIMVRVENHDGQVNIALRGETLNDLKMQVLSRNLCDSELERLAYGVATVDESKLFIIQSGAYTMPINSQRAIYS, from the coding sequence TTGCTGTCAAAGTTCGGAGACACTGTCAGTCCCGAACTGTTGAGGATGCTTAGGAAGGCCAGAGACTTTCATGGCCACATGGGGCCGTTCCTAGTAATAGGTGTGAGGGCAGGCCTTACTGGTCTGCAGAGATTGAACGTTGAAAGGGGCGACATAAGCCTACACGCCACAGTCTGGCTAAAATATTCAACACCTTTCTCATGTGTGGCGGATGGGGTACAAGTATCTACAGGCTGCACTTACGGTAATAAGAGACTGACAGTCAAAGATTCCGATGGAATTATGGTTAGGGTCGAGAACCACGATGGCCAAGTGAATATAGCTCTACGCGGGGAAACTCTTAACGATCTGAAGATGCAAGTCCTCAGCAGAAATCTTTGTGATAGTGAACTTGAAAGACTTGCTTATGGAGTCGCTACAGTAGATGAATCTAAACTTTTCATAATCCAGTCAGGAGCATACACCATGCCTATCAACAGTCAACGAGCAATTTACAGTTGA
- a CDS encoding MFS transporter: MKTVFLGLGLGIFCANAGFLAFYTFIPLHARMVGASMGEIGLLLAVYSLVSTFMITVFGRLSDIGDLRRLFIVLGLWGCAITYYLLSVSSQYIQLLILCLVLGVVDSAYRPTSVAAIAEMAPKGEVGRGIGFFNAFMSAGMASGSLLGGRIADIFGLPAVFTASSLLLIVGATSSLVVLKHKGRLNARCVEGRSLRRSFPSSFILTSGLLILCMDVFLRNCGFRGVTTYLPIFLTMIGAENLLTGFIVSVNFISQIFFMPVMGWLSDKVGRRYVLSTGMLATTFATFLLSYVRNPVEVIPIQIAVGFSWASITVASNAFAADIAPPGRIGEAMGIVLMSMNLGGVVGPVVGGFISEMFDLRSSFRILALFPMVSFIISAVLFGRTRSSRDLL, translated from the coding sequence ATGAAGACTGTGTTTCTTGGGTTGGGTTTGGGTATCTTCTGCGCCAACGCCGGATTTCTCGCATTCTACACGTTCATCCCTCTTCATGCCCGCATGGTTGGTGCGAGTATGGGTGAGATAGGTTTACTTCTTGCAGTATACTCCTTGGTATCAACTTTTATGATCACAGTTTTCGGCAGACTCTCGGATATAGGTGATTTGAGGAGATTATTCATTGTGCTTGGTCTCTGGGGATGTGCCATCACATACTATTTGCTGAGTGTGAGCAGTCAGTATATTCAGCTCCTTATTCTGTGTCTCGTTTTAGGTGTCGTTGATTCAGCTTACCGGCCAACCTCGGTGGCCGCGATAGCTGAGATGGCGCCTAAAGGTGAGGTGGGGAGGGGGATAGGTTTCTTCAATGCGTTCATGTCTGCCGGTATGGCTTCGGGATCTTTGCTTGGAGGTAGGATTGCAGACATATTCGGTTTGCCAGCGGTCTTCACTGCGTCATCGCTCCTCCTGATTGTTGGAGCAACATCTTCTCTTGTTGTTTTGAAGCATAAGGGACGTCTGAATGCGAGGTGTGTTGAGGGGAGATCCCTGAGGAGAAGTTTTCCTTCAAGCTTCATCCTGACTAGTGGGCTCTTGATTCTGTGTATGGATGTGTTTCTGAGGAACTGCGGTTTCAGGGGTGTCACAACATATCTTCCAATCTTTCTGACAATGATTGGGGCTGAGAACTTGCTTACAGGTTTCATAGTGTCGGTGAATTTCATATCTCAGATCTTTTTCATGCCTGTCATGGGTTGGCTCTCTGATAAGGTTGGCAGAAGATATGTGCTCTCTACAGGAATGTTGGCTACTACGTTTGCAACTTTTCTTCTCTCATATGTTAGGAATCCTGTTGAGGTGATTCCTATCCAGATTGCTGTAGGTTTCTCTTGGGCTTCGATAACTGTGGCGAGTAATGCTTTCGCTGCTGACATTGCACCTCCAGGAAGGATTGGTGAAGCGATGGGTATAGTTCTTATGTCGATGAATCTAGGCGGGGTCGTCGGCCCTGTTGTGGGCGGTTTTATCTCTGAGATGTTCGACTTGAGATCTAGCTTCAGGATCTTAGCTTTATTTCCTATGGTGAGCTTCATCATATCTGCTGTCTTGTTTGGTCGAACCAGAAGTTCTAGAGATCTCTTATGA